One window from the genome of Pseudonocardia hierapolitana encodes:
- a CDS encoding Bug family tripartite tricarboxylate transporter substrate binding protein — translation MPLTRRLRLAVLPVALSLVLAACGGGASSNAPASPCDTAPDFPRRPIEMIVPWAAGGGTDSVARFIGTQLAERLGTQVNVVNRTGGGGVVGHSAIATARPDGTTIGMATVEITMMHWQGLTELTYEQLTPIGLVNSDPAGVTVRSDAPWADVKQLLAEAGAQPGATTASGTGRGGIWDLARAGMLLEAGLPADAIRWVPSEGAAPALQELVAGGVHVSTASLVENQTMIQAGRAKALAVMAEERLPNFPDVPTLREQGLDFTMAAWRGITGPADLPEDVVGELSCHLDAIVHSPAYEEFMGTAGFGIVWRNAQEFGAYLAEQDAEKGEIMRAAGLAA, via the coding sequence ATGCCGTTGACCCGTCGCCTCCGCCTCGCCGTCCTGCCGGTTGCGCTGAGTCTGGTGCTGGCAGCCTGTGGGGGTGGGGCGAGCTCGAACGCACCCGCGTCGCCGTGCGACACCGCTCCCGACTTCCCGCGCAGGCCGATCGAGATGATCGTGCCGTGGGCAGCGGGCGGTGGCACCGACAGCGTCGCCCGGTTCATCGGCACCCAGCTGGCCGAGCGGCTCGGCACGCAGGTCAACGTCGTCAACCGGACGGGCGGCGGCGGGGTCGTGGGCCACAGCGCCATCGCCACCGCGCGGCCCGACGGCACGACGATCGGGATGGCCACGGTCGAGATCACGATGATGCACTGGCAGGGGCTGACGGAGCTCACCTACGAGCAGCTCACCCCGATCGGGCTGGTCAACTCCGACCCGGCGGGCGTCACCGTGCGCAGCGACGCGCCATGGGCCGATGTGAAGCAGCTGCTCGCCGAGGCCGGCGCCCAGCCGGGGGCGACCACGGCGTCCGGCACCGGGCGGGGCGGGATCTGGGACCTCGCGCGGGCCGGGATGCTGCTGGAGGCGGGGCTGCCCGCCGACGCGATCCGCTGGGTGCCCAGCGAGGGCGCGGCGCCTGCGCTGCAGGAGCTGGTGGCAGGCGGCGTCCACGTCTCCACGGCGAGCCTCGTGGAGAACCAGACGATGATCCAGGCCGGGCGGGCCAAGGCCCTCGCCGTGATGGCCGAGGAGCGCCTGCCGAACTTCCCGGACGTGCCCACGCTGCGCGAGCAGGGCCTCGACTTCACGATGGCGGCCTGGCGGGGCATCACCGGGCCGGCCGACCTGCCCGAGGACGTGGTCGGCGAGCTGAGCTGCCACCTCGACGCCATCGTGCACAGCCCCGCCTACGAGGAGTTCATGGGCACGGCGGGCTTCGGCATCGTCTGGCGCAACGCGCAGGAGTTCGGCGCGTACCTCGCGGAGCAGGACGCCGAGAAGGGCGAGATCATGCGCGCCGCCGGGCTGGCGGCGTGA
- a CDS encoding 2-hydroxyacid dehydrogenase, whose translation MTRPTVLMPARMHDVVVDGCAERFELVRLWEATDPDALLAERGADVRGLATGGHHPVDAALLDKLPNLQIVANFGVGYDSVDVDAATERGVVVTNTPGVLDDEVADTALALLLMTVRELGQAERYLRAGRWAAEGHYPLTDLTMTGRKLGILGLGRIGEAIAKRAETFRMTVGYHNRSEKDVPYRYYPSLLEMARDVDTLLVVVPGSAATRHLVDAEVLEALGPDGVLVNIGRGTVVDEAALIGALKTRTIRAAGLDVYEDEPNVPRELIDLDNAVLLPHVGSASKPTRRAMGRLVVDNLTSWFTDGRALTPVNG comes from the coding sequence ATGACCCGTCCGACCGTCCTGATGCCCGCCCGCATGCACGATGTCGTCGTCGACGGCTGCGCCGAACGCTTCGAGCTCGTCCGGCTGTGGGAGGCCACCGACCCGGACGCGCTGCTCGCCGAGCGCGGCGCCGACGTGCGTGGCCTCGCCACCGGCGGCCACCACCCGGTCGACGCCGCCCTGCTCGACAAGCTGCCGAACCTGCAGATCGTCGCCAACTTCGGCGTCGGGTACGACAGCGTGGACGTCGATGCGGCCACCGAGCGCGGCGTGGTCGTCACCAACACCCCCGGCGTGCTGGACGACGAGGTCGCCGACACCGCGCTCGCGCTGCTGCTGATGACCGTGCGCGAGCTGGGGCAGGCCGAGCGGTACCTGCGCGCCGGGCGGTGGGCGGCCGAGGGGCACTACCCGCTCACGGATCTGACGATGACGGGCCGCAAGCTCGGGATCCTCGGGCTGGGCCGGATCGGTGAGGCGATCGCGAAGCGCGCCGAGACCTTCCGGATGACGGTGGGCTACCACAACCGCAGCGAGAAGGACGTCCCGTACCGCTACTACCCGTCGCTGCTGGAGATGGCGCGCGACGTGGACACGCTGCTGGTCGTCGTGCCGGGCAGCGCCGCCACCCGCCACCTGGTCGACGCCGAGGTGCTCGAGGCGCTCGGCCCGGACGGCGTGCTCGTCAACATCGGGCGCGGCACGGTGGTGGACGAGGCCGCGCTCATCGGGGCGTTGAAGACGCGCACGATCCGCGCGGCGGGCCTCGACGTCTACGAGGACGAGCCGAACGTCCCACGGGAGCTGATCGACCTCGACAACGCCGTGCTGCTCCCCCACGTCGGGTCGGCGAGCAAGCCCACCCGCCGGGCCATGGGCAGGCTGGTGGTCGACAACCTGACCTCCTGGTTCACCGACGGCCGCGCCCTCACCCCGGTCAACGGCTGA
- a CDS encoding MerR family transcriptional regulator: MNELMIGEFARRCRLPVSTLRYYDRIRLLVPAVVDPGSGYRRYTIDQLPVAVLISRLRSLGVTPDRIGRVLAGGPAASAVLAGERRRVAAEIELRRERLRGLDELLSESPPADHEVDVVGLADREVVALPFLLPLDELEAGVTRRIASLRSVLRRAGHERSGPWGATFPLDLSDEVSGFVFAPIAGEPRDDLDTAWLPTGRAVAAVHRGNPAGLPMAYRAAFAVVDDLGVAAAGPVIEEYSPGSIRVLVPLSR, encoded by the coding sequence ATGAACGAGCTGATGATCGGCGAGTTCGCGCGCCGGTGCCGGCTGCCGGTCTCGACGCTGCGGTACTACGACCGGATCCGGCTGCTCGTTCCGGCGGTCGTCGACCCGGGCAGCGGCTACCGGCGCTACACGATCGATCAGCTACCGGTCGCCGTCCTGATCTCGCGGCTCCGGTCGCTCGGCGTCACGCCGGACCGGATCGGCCGCGTCCTCGCGGGCGGACCCGCCGCGTCGGCCGTGCTCGCAGGCGAGCGCAGGCGCGTCGCGGCCGAGATCGAGCTCCGCAGGGAGCGGTTGCGCGGCCTCGACGAGCTCCTCTCCGAGAGCCCGCCCGCCGACCACGAGGTGGACGTCGTCGGCCTCGCCGACCGCGAGGTGGTCGCGCTGCCCTTCCTGCTCCCGCTCGACGAGCTCGAAGCCGGTGTGACCCGCAGGATCGCGAGCCTTCGCTCGGTGCTGCGCCGGGCCGGCCACGAGCGCTCGGGTCCGTGGGGTGCGACGTTCCCGCTCGACCTGTCCGACGAGGTCAGCGGGTTCGTGTTCGCTCCGATCGCCGGCGAGCCGCGCGACGACCTCGACACGGCATGGCTGCCGACCGGTCGCGCCGTGGCGGCCGTGCACCGCGGAAACCCCGCGGGCTTGCCGATGGCCTACCGTGCCGCCTTCGCCGTGGTCGACGACCTCGGCGTCGCCGCGGCCGGTCCCGTGATCGAGGAGTACTCGCCGGGATCGATCCGGGTGCTCGTCCCGCTCAGCCGTTGA
- a CDS encoding nuclear transport factor 2 family protein gives MPTSATSVADRFASAFNAGDVDGVLACFAPDATYRDLFYGTFSGHDPIRSLFERMYAEGDRHEWTMTRVVADPDCTIGEWTFAFTVSAAVPPSAGRTLTFSGVSVFETADGTCHAYREHFDRGAALLALGIRPAAVAAIVARRPTVDVTMPISTMLQA, from the coding sequence ATGCCGACCTCAGCAACCTCCGTGGCGGACCGATTCGCGTCCGCGTTCAACGCCGGCGACGTCGACGGGGTGCTCGCCTGCTTCGCCCCGGACGCCACCTACCGGGACCTGTTCTACGGAACGTTCTCCGGTCACGACCCGATCCGCTCGCTGTTCGAGCGGATGTACGCCGAGGGCGACCGCCACGAGTGGACCATGACCCGCGTCGTGGCGGACCCGGACTGCACCATCGGCGAGTGGACCTTCGCCTTCACCGTCAGCGCGGCGGTGCCGCCGAGTGCCGGGCGCACGCTCACCTTCAGCGGGGTGTCGGTGTTCGAGACCGCGGACGGGACGTGCCACGCCTACCGCGAGCACTTCGACCGGGGCGCCGCGCTCCTCGCACTCGGCATCCGGCCGGCGGCGGTCGCAGCGATCGTCGCTCGCCGTCCGACGGTCGACGTGACGATGCCGATATCCACCATGCTGCAGGCATGA
- a CDS encoding ABC transporter permease — protein sequence MNLGQSLQFAVAGVLANKMRSVLTMSGIVIGVAAVIILVAAGTGASAATTASISALGSNTLTITPETGQGSGGRGGGVRIGGGFLGGGGPRPVGPPGAAAQPSEDDRGTEIRAVQLTLEDAEALVDPALAPTVASVAPVVTASSVTATYQGASHEVATLTGTTPSYLANHDDTVQEGEAITDSDYLARSRVALVGATVAIALAGGDGRAIVGQPIQLNGVAFQVVGLLTAKGSSGPQDQDDRVLAPMTAVQDTLTGYGPLSSISVKATSAEGVPTATAEVTAILTARHGTKVPDFSISSPTSILEAVSEVNATFTLLLGAVAGISLLVGGIGVMNIMLVTVTERTREIGIRKAVGAQKSDIVGQFLLEATMLSVAGGLLGIGIGVVVGSLSIGGFQLIVAPFSVLLAFVVSVAIGLFFGIHPANKAANLRPIHALRYE from the coding sequence GTGAACCTCGGGCAGAGCCTGCAGTTCGCCGTCGCCGGGGTGCTGGCGAACAAGATGCGCTCGGTGCTGACGATGTCGGGGATCGTCATCGGCGTCGCCGCGGTGATCATCCTCGTCGCCGCGGGTACTGGCGCGAGCGCCGCCACCACGGCGTCGATCAGCGCGCTGGGCAGCAACACGCTGACGATCACGCCCGAGACCGGCCAGGGCTCCGGTGGCCGCGGCGGCGGTGTCCGCATCGGCGGTGGCTTCCTCGGAGGTGGCGGGCCCCGCCCCGTCGGGCCGCCGGGCGCCGCGGCCCAGCCCTCCGAGGACGACCGCGGCACCGAGATCCGCGCGGTCCAGCTGACCCTGGAGGACGCCGAGGCGCTCGTGGACCCGGCGTTGGCCCCGACCGTCGCGTCGGTGGCGCCGGTGGTCACCGCGAGCTCGGTGACGGCCACCTACCAGGGCGCGTCGCACGAGGTCGCCACGCTGACCGGGACGACTCCGAGCTATCTCGCCAACCACGACGACACGGTGCAGGAGGGCGAGGCGATCACCGACTCCGACTACCTCGCGCGCAGCCGGGTGGCGCTCGTCGGGGCCACGGTCGCCATCGCGCTGGCCGGCGGCGACGGGCGCGCGATCGTCGGGCAGCCGATCCAGCTGAACGGCGTGGCGTTCCAGGTGGTCGGCCTGCTGACCGCCAAGGGCAGCAGCGGGCCGCAGGACCAGGACGACCGCGTGCTCGCACCGATGACCGCGGTGCAGGACACCCTCACGGGCTACGGGCCGCTCTCCAGCATCTCGGTGAAGGCCACATCGGCGGAGGGTGTCCCGACGGCCACGGCGGAGGTCACCGCCATCCTGACCGCGCGCCACGGCACGAAGGTCCCGGACTTCTCGATCTCCAGCCCGACGTCCATCCTGGAGGCGGTGTCCGAGGTCAACGCGACCTTCACGTTGCTGCTCGGAGCCGTGGCCGGCATCTCGCTCCTGGTGGGCGGGATCGGCGTCATGAACATCATGCTCGTTACCGTCACGGAACGGACGCGCGAGATCGGCATCCGGAAAGCCGTGGGCGCGCAGAAGTCCGACATCGTCGGGCAGTTCCTGCTCGAGGCCACGATGCTCTCCGTCGCGGGCGGCCTGCTCGGGATCGGCATCGGCGTCGTGGTCGGCTCGCTGTCGATCGGCGGGTTCCAGCTCATCGTCGCGCCGTTCTCCGTGCTGCTCGCCTTCGTCGTGTCCGTGGCGATCGGACTGTTCTTCGGCATCCATCCCGCGAACAAGGCGGCGAACCTGCGTCCGATCCACGCCCTCAGATACGAGTGA
- a CDS encoding ABC transporter ATP-binding protein gives MRPVIELRDVAKIYGSGDTVVRAVDGVDLVVGRGDYVAVMGASGSGKSTLMNIIGCLDLPSRGRYALDGVDTRRLDERQQALIRNRKIGFVFQSFNLIPRTTALRNVELPMAYARVRKAERRSRALRALEQVGLGDRVHHRPSELSGGQQQRVAIARAIATDPVLLLADEPTGALDSRSTDEVLALFDDLNSDGRTLVVITHEEQVARRAKRVLHMRDGRIVSDERVVPAVAS, from the coding sequence ATGCGGCCGGTCATCGAGCTGCGCGACGTCGCGAAGATCTACGGCAGCGGCGACACGGTGGTACGGGCGGTCGACGGGGTCGACCTCGTCGTCGGGCGCGGCGACTACGTCGCGGTGATGGGGGCGTCGGGTTCCGGGAAGTCGACGCTGATGAACATCATCGGCTGCCTGGACCTCCCGTCCCGGGGCCGCTACGCCCTCGACGGCGTCGACACCCGGCGGCTCGACGAACGCCAGCAGGCCCTGATCCGCAACCGGAAGATCGGGTTCGTCTTCCAGTCGTTCAACCTGATCCCGCGCACCACGGCCTTGCGCAACGTCGAGCTGCCGATGGCCTACGCCCGCGTCCGCAAGGCGGAGCGGCGCAGCCGGGCGTTGCGGGCGCTGGAGCAGGTGGGGCTCGGCGACCGGGTCCACCACCGCCCGTCGGAGCTGTCCGGCGGGCAGCAGCAGCGGGTGGCCATCGCCCGGGCGATCGCGACCGATCCCGTCCTCCTGCTGGCCGACGAGCCGACCGGCGCCCTCGACAGCCGCAGCACCGACGAGGTGCTGGCGCTCTTCGACGACCTCAACTCCGACGGCCGGACCCTCGTGGTGATCACCCACGAGGAGCAGGTGGCGCGGCGTGCGAAGCGCGTGCTCCACATGCGCGACGGCCGGATCGTCTCGGATGAACGCGTGGTCCCGGCGGTGGCGTCGTGA
- a CDS encoding biotin/lipoyl-binding protein, giving the protein MARAGDRRLAAALAWARARWLNLGLLLLLVVAIVATVLVITNPGGQQPVARTATVSRGDVTATVTGSGNAESSLRTPVSFEGSGTVTSVAVEPGDTVTLGQTLATIDDADAHAQLRTAEAQLAGARAALDQARAGATDVQAQQDQLAITQAEQALANARAAVTAAEKQLELDRVATQTAIENAKTQLANDDEATATAIENAEEKLEADTKTQKTLVEQAEAEEQAACGGGSSITETDEDSTSCTQAKLATKNAKNTRDSVLLADKQATTTAKQTREATLDQGRQAVTEAEQARADTLLKGGTTIDTNKQAVTKAEGDVTAAKLTAEENEHPQSPEEIAQAQATVDNAQVEVDTARRAVDETALKAPQGGLVLAVNGEVGEFTNGQGSGDSGSDGEGDSGGDGDSAASDAATSAGDGFVVIANVSELAVTADIPEADAAKLELGQQATISFPATGTTANGTVTRKDPQSTVSNDVVLYPVTISLTTAPLGVGVGATANLSITTGTATAVLKAPTQAITTTGNRSTVTVRRGGADTVVPVRIGVSGPAETEIISGVSEGDVLVLPTPNVATGGSGAGFPRQGGGG; this is encoded by the coding sequence ATGGCGAGAGCGGGTGACCGGAGACTCGCGGCGGCGTTGGCGTGGGCGCGCGCGCGATGGCTGAACCTCGGGCTGCTCCTGCTGCTGGTCGTGGCGATCGTGGCCACGGTCCTGGTGATCACGAACCCCGGCGGCCAACAGCCGGTCGCGCGCACGGCGACGGTCAGTCGCGGCGACGTGACGGCGACCGTCACCGGGAGCGGCAACGCGGAGTCGTCGCTGCGCACGCCGGTCAGCTTCGAGGGGTCGGGCACCGTCACCTCCGTGGCGGTCGAGCCGGGTGACACCGTCACGCTCGGCCAGACGCTGGCCACGATCGACGACGCCGACGCCCATGCGCAGCTGCGCACCGCAGAGGCGCAGCTCGCGGGCGCGCGGGCCGCCCTCGACCAGGCGCGGGCCGGCGCGACCGACGTGCAGGCGCAGCAGGACCAGCTGGCGATCACCCAGGCCGAGCAGGCGCTCGCCAACGCACGTGCCGCGGTCACGGCCGCGGAGAAGCAGCTCGAGCTCGACCGGGTGGCGACGCAGACGGCGATCGAGAACGCGAAGACCCAGCTGGCGAACGACGACGAGGCCACCGCCACGGCGATCGAGAACGCCGAGGAGAAGCTCGAGGCCGACACCAAGACCCAGAAGACCCTCGTCGAGCAGGCCGAGGCGGAAGAGCAGGCGGCCTGCGGCGGCGGGAGCTCGATCACGGAGACGGACGAGGACTCCACCAGCTGCACGCAGGCGAAGCTCGCCACGAAGAACGCGAAGAACACCCGTGACTCGGTCCTGCTGGCCGACAAGCAGGCGACCACGACGGCGAAGCAGACCCGGGAGGCGACCCTCGACCAGGGCAGGCAGGCCGTCACGGAGGCGGAGCAGGCCAGGGCGGACACCCTGCTGAAGGGCGGGACGACGATCGACACCAACAAGCAGGCGGTGACGAAGGCGGAGGGCGACGTCACGGCGGCGAAGCTCACCGCGGAGGAGAACGAGCACCCGCAGTCGCCGGAGGAGATCGCCCAGGCACAGGCCACGGTGGACAACGCGCAGGTCGAGGTCGACACGGCCCGCCGCGCCGTGGACGAGACCGCGCTGAAGGCGCCGCAGGGCGGGCTCGTGCTCGCCGTGAACGGCGAGGTGGGCGAGTTCACGAACGGGCAGGGCTCGGGCGACTCCGGGTCGGACGGCGAGGGGGACAGCGGCGGGGACGGCGACTCGGCGGCGTCGGACGCCGCGACGTCGGCGGGCGACGGCTTCGTCGTCATCGCCAACGTCAGCGAGCTCGCCGTGACCGCGGACATCCCCGAGGCCGACGCGGCGAAGCTCGAGCTCGGCCAGCAGGCGACGATCTCGTTCCCGGCGACGGGGACCACCGCCAACGGCACGGTCACCCGGAAGGACCCGCAGAGCACCGTGTCGAACGACGTCGTGCTCTACCCGGTCACGATCTCGCTGACGACGGCTCCGCTCGGTGTCGGCGTCGGGGCAACCGCCAACCTGTCGATCACGACGGGCACCGCAACCGCAGTGCTGAAGGCGCCGACGCAGGCGATCACGACGACCGGCAACCGGAGCACGGTGACGGTGCGCCGGGGCGGCGCCGACACGGTCGTCCCCGTCCGGATCGGGGTGTCCGGGCCGGCCGAGACCGAGATCATCAGCGGTGTATCGGAGGGCGACGTGCTGGTGCTGCCGACGCCGAACGTCGCGACCGGCGGTTCCGGCGCGGGCTTCCCACGGCAGGGCGGTGGCGGGTGA
- a CDS encoding type IV toxin-antitoxin system AbiEi family antitoxin domain-containing protein, with amino-acid sequence MDLPEMVQRKALRLEGYGDDEVRRLLRAGRLTPVRRGAYVLGTTPDSREARHALAVRAELAHLADGAVVSHASAAVLHGLPTWGIRLDRVHVTRARRSGGRCGRHVHVHTAPLRPEDVGAVDGIPVTSVARTVTDLARTIAFEPAVAVADAALHAVLTEPERLAALQAALVAALAHCAGWRGSPDARRVLAFADARSGSVGDSRSRAGMGCTLRLRPDRRPAVDLPASLTRRTDLPALAHTAGRVCQVRSVCAGSRRRARATGLCARTQF; translated from the coding sequence GTGGACCTGCCCGAGATGGTTCAGCGGAAGGCCCTGCGGCTCGAGGGGTACGGCGACGACGAGGTGCGCCGCCTCCTGCGGGCAGGCCGGCTGACGCCGGTCCGGCGTGGCGCCTACGTGCTCGGCACCACGCCCGATAGCCGCGAGGCCCGCCACGCGTTGGCGGTACGCGCCGAGCTCGCGCACCTCGCCGATGGCGCGGTTGTCAGCCACGCCTCGGCCGCGGTGCTGCACGGCCTGCCCACCTGGGGCATCCGGCTCGATCGCGTACACGTCACGCGGGCGCGGCGCAGCGGGGGCCGCTGCGGCCGTCACGTGCACGTCCACACAGCTCCCTTGCGCCCCGAGGATGTGGGCGCTGTCGACGGGATCCCGGTCACGTCCGTCGCGCGTACTGTCACCGACCTCGCCCGCACGATCGCGTTCGAGCCTGCGGTCGCCGTGGCCGACGCGGCATTGCACGCGGTGCTCACCGAACCGGAACGCCTCGCCGCCCTGCAGGCCGCGCTGGTTGCGGCGCTTGCTCATTGTGCGGGCTGGCGCGGCAGTCCGGACGCCCGCCGCGTCCTCGCCTTCGCCGACGCCCGAAGCGGCAGTGTCGGAGACTCGCGCAGCCGGGCGGGGATGGGATGCACTCTCCGACTTCGGCCCGATCGCCGCCCGGCTGTCGACCTACCTGCGAGCCTGACTCGTCGCACAGACCTCCCCGCCCTGGCACACACTGCCGGACGTGTGTGTCAGGTGCGGTCGGTGTGTGCGGGTTCCCGCCGGCGAGCGCGGGCGACCGGCCTCTGTGCGCGCACACAGTTCTGA
- a CDS encoding IlvD/Edd family dehydratase, whose amino-acid sequence MTQERRLRSQAWFDNPENPGMTSLYIERYMNWGLTREELQSGKPIIGIAQTGSDLSPCNRHHLVLADRVREGIREMGAIAFEFPVHPIQETGKRPTAAIDRNLAYLGLVEVLHGYPLDGVVLTTGCDKTTPACLMAAATVDIPAIVLSGGPMLNGWYNGERTGSGTIVWKAREMLAAEEIDQAEFVEMVASSAPSPGHCNTMGTASTMNALAESLGMSLPGSSAIPAPHRDRARNAYLTGRRIVEMVHEDLKPSDVMTREAFENTIIVNSAIGGSTNAPIHITAVARHVGVELPMDDWQRLGFDVPLIVDLQPAGKYLGEEFYRAGGVPAVVHELMQHGLIREGTRTVNGRTIGENCRDSVATDRDVIRTFDNALQDDAGFLVLKGNLFDCAIMKTSVISQEFRERYLSDPEHPNVLEGRAVVFDGPEDYHHRIEDPDLKIDEDCLLFMRGAGPLGYPGAAEVVNMQPPAELIKRGVHALPCIGDGRQSGTSGSPSILNASPEAAAGGGLAILQTGDRVRIDLNAGTADMLVPEAELAERRRRLEEAGGYPMPASQTPWQEIQRSMVDQLSGGMVLKPAVAYQRVASKGLPRDNH is encoded by the coding sequence GTGACTCAGGAGAGGCGCCTGCGCAGCCAGGCGTGGTTCGACAACCCCGAGAACCCCGGCATGACCTCGCTCTACATCGAGCGGTACATGAACTGGGGCCTGACGCGCGAGGAGCTGCAGTCCGGCAAGCCGATCATCGGGATCGCGCAGACCGGCTCCGACCTCTCTCCGTGCAACCGCCACCACCTCGTGCTCGCCGACCGGGTGCGCGAGGGCATCCGCGAGATGGGCGCGATCGCGTTCGAGTTCCCGGTGCACCCGATCCAGGAGACCGGCAAGCGCCCCACCGCTGCGATCGACCGCAACCTGGCCTACCTCGGGCTGGTCGAGGTGCTGCACGGCTATCCGCTCGACGGCGTGGTGCTCACCACCGGCTGCGACAAGACCACCCCGGCCTGCCTGATGGCCGCGGCCACCGTCGACATCCCGGCGATCGTGCTGTCCGGCGGGCCGATGCTCAACGGCTGGTACAACGGCGAGCGCACCGGCTCCGGCACGATCGTGTGGAAGGCCCGCGAGATGCTGGCCGCCGAGGAGATCGACCAGGCCGAGTTCGTGGAGATGGTGGCCTCCTCGGCGCCGTCCCCGGGGCACTGCAACACGATGGGCACCGCGTCCACGATGAACGCGCTCGCCGAGTCGCTCGGGATGAGCCTTCCCGGCTCGTCGGCGATCCCGGCGCCGCACCGCGACCGCGCCCGCAACGCCTACCTCACCGGCCGCCGGATCGTCGAGATGGTGCACGAGGACCTCAAGCCGTCGGACGTGATGACGCGGGAGGCCTTCGAGAACACGATCATCGTCAACTCGGCGATCGGCGGCTCCACCAACGCGCCGATCCACATCACGGCCGTTGCCCGGCACGTGGGCGTCGAACTGCCGATGGACGACTGGCAGCGGCTGGGCTTCGACGTCCCGCTGATCGTGGACCTGCAGCCGGCCGGCAAGTACCTCGGCGAGGAGTTCTACCGGGCGGGCGGCGTGCCCGCGGTCGTCCACGAGCTGATGCAGCACGGACTCATCCGCGAAGGCACCCGCACGGTCAACGGCCGCACGATCGGCGAGAACTGCCGGGACTCGGTGGCCACCGACCGCGACGTGATCCGCACCTTCGACAACGCGCTGCAGGACGACGCGGGCTTCCTCGTGCTGAAGGGCAACCTCTTCGACTGTGCGATCATGAAGACGAGCGTGATCTCGCAGGAGTTCCGGGAGCGCTACCTGTCCGACCCGGAGCACCCGAACGTCCTGGAGGGCCGCGCGGTCGTCTTCGACGGCCCCGAGGACTACCACCACCGCATCGAGGACCCCGACCTCAAGATCGACGAGGACTGCCTGCTGTTCATGCGCGGCGCGGGCCCGCTCGGGTACCCCGGCGCCGCCGAGGTCGTGAACATGCAGCCGCCCGCCGAGCTGATCAAGCGGGGCGTGCACGCGCTGCCGTGCATCGGCGACGGACGCCAGTCCGGCACGTCCGGTTCCCCGTCGATCCTCAACGCCTCCCCCGAGGCGGCGGCCGGCGGCGGCCTCGCGATCCTGCAGACCGGCGACCGCGTGCGCATCGACCTCAACGCCGGCACCGCCGACATGCTCGTGCCCGAGGCGGAACTGGCCGAGCGCCGTCGCAGGCTGGAGGAGGCGGGCGGCTACCCGATGCCCGCGTCGCAGACCCCGTGGCAGGAGATCCAGCGCAGCATGGTGGACCAGCTCTCCGGAGGCATGGTCCTGAAGCCGGCGGTGGCGTACCAGCGCGTGGCGTCGAAGGGATTGCCACGCGACAACCACTGA
- a CDS encoding SDR family NAD(P)-dependent oxidoreductase: MLDFTGQVVLVTGAGSGIGAAVAEGFGRHGAQVVVHYGHNRDGAEKVAATIQEAGGQASVVSADLARPAAAARLVHEVVSRHGRLDVLVNNAGDLLGRMPVTEMSDEQFTRVMDLNMTSVFAACREAVPVMQRQGAGAVVNLTSVAARTGGAGGSVAYATAKGAVSTFTRGLAKEVARTGIRVNAIAPGIIVTPFHERNTPDEQMAAMVSGIPMGRSGTPDECVGTVLFLADPAMSGYVTGQVIEINGGQLTP, encoded by the coding sequence ATGCTCGACTTCACCGGTCAGGTCGTCCTGGTCACCGGCGCCGGCAGCGGGATCGGCGCCGCCGTCGCCGAGGGGTTCGGCCGCCACGGCGCGCAGGTCGTCGTGCACTACGGGCACAATCGCGACGGCGCCGAGAAGGTCGCGGCCACCATCCAGGAGGCGGGCGGGCAGGCGTCGGTCGTCTCGGCGGACCTCGCGCGGCCGGCCGCGGCCGCCCGGCTCGTCCACGAGGTGGTCTCGCGACACGGGCGGCTCGACGTGCTCGTGAACAACGCCGGTGACCTGCTGGGGCGCATGCCCGTCACCGAGATGTCCGACGAGCAGTTCACGCGGGTCATGGACCTCAACATGACGTCGGTGTTCGCCGCCTGCCGAGAGGCGGTGCCGGTGATGCAGCGGCAGGGTGCGGGCGCGGTCGTGAACCTCACGTCGGTCGCGGCGCGCACCGGCGGCGCGGGCGGTTCGGTCGCGTACGCCACCGCGAAGGGCGCCGTCAGCACCTTCACGCGGGGCCTCGCCAAGGAGGTCGCGCGGACCGGGATCCGCGTGAACGCCATCGCGCCCGGCATCATCGTCACGCCGTTCCACGAGCGGAACACGCCCGACGAGCAGATGGCGGCGATGGTGTCCGGCATCCCCATGGGCCGGTCCGGCACGCCCGACGAGTGCGTCGGCACCGTACTCTTCCTCGCCGATCCCGCGATGAGCGGATACGTCACCGGTCAGGTGATCGAGATCAACGGCGGCCAGCTCACCCCCTGA